Proteins encoded together in one Falco biarmicus isolate bFalBia1 chromosome 4, bFalBia1.pri, whole genome shotgun sequence window:
- the PLCL2 gene encoding inactive phospholipase C-like protein 2 isoform X4 — translation MPTEKKISSASDCINAMVEGSELKKIRSNSRVYHRYFLLDADMQSLRWEPSKKDSEKAKIDIKSIKEVRTGKNTDIFRSNGIYDQISEDCAFSIIYGENYESLDLVANSADIANIWVTGLRYLISYGKHTLDMIESTQDNMRTSWLSQMFSESDVDNLGHIPLCNAVQFIKDLNPGLKTNKIELKFKELHRSKEKTGTEVTKEEFIEVFHELCTRPEIYFLLVQFSSNKEFLDTKDLMMFLEAEQGMAHVTEEISLEIIQKYEPAKEGQERGFLSIDGFTNYLTSPDCHIFDPEHKKVCQDMKQPLSHYFINSSHNTYLIEDQFRGPSDITGYIRALKMGCRSVELDVWDGPDNEPVIYTGHTMTSQIVFRSVIDIINKYAFFASEYPLILCLENHCSIKQQKVMVQHMKKILGDKLHTQSPNIEESYLPSPESLKGKILVKAKKLSSNCSGLEGDVTDEDEGAEMSQRVGKEGVEQQNLMTGKRFQLCKELSELVSICKSVQFKEFQVSFQLQKYWEVCSFNEVLASKYANENPGDFVNYNKRFLARVFPSPMRIDSSNMNPQDFWKCGCQIVAMNFQTPGLMMDLNIGWFRQNGNCGYVLRPAIMREEVSFFSANTKDTVPGVSPQLLHIKIISGQNFPKPKGSGAKGDVVDPYVYVEIHGIPADCAEQRTKTMHQNGDNPIFDESFEFQINLPELAMVRFVVLDDDYIGDEFIGQYTIPFECLQTGYRHVPLQSLTGEILAHASLFVHVAITNRRGGGKPHKRGLSVRKGKKSREYASMRTLWIKTIDEVFKNALQPIRDATDLRENMQNAVVSFKELCGLSPVANLMQCILAVSMRLVGPDNAPLVVLNLNDQYPTMELQGIVPEVLKKIVTAYDMMIQTIRTVVENTDSLYEKIVQCQKAAMEFHENLHNIGAREGLKERKLQKSVESFTWNITILKGQADLLKYAKNEALENLKQIHYATLSCGLNKPGTENAEISKPRRSLEVIPEKAGDENGE, via the exons ATGCCAACTGAGAAAAAGATCAGCAGTGCAAGTGACTGTATAAACGCAATGGTTGAAGGCTCTGAGCTCAAAAAGATTCGATCCAACTCTAGGGTGTATCACCgatattttcttttagatgCGGATATGCAATCTCTACGCTGGGAACCTTCAAAAAAGgattctgaaaaagcaaagattgATATTAAATCAATCAAAGAAGTAAGAAcgggaaaaaatacagatatttttcgCAGCAATGGAATATATGACCAGATATCAGAAGACTGTGCATTTTCAATTATATATGGAGAAAACTATGAGTCACTAGATCTTGTTGCTAACTCAGCAGACATTGCAAATATTTGGGTTACTGGCTTAAGATACCTGATTTCTTATGGGAAACATACTCTAGATATGATAGAAAGTACCCAAGATAATATGCGGACTTCATGGCTTTCACAAATGTTCAGTGAATCAGATGTAGATAATTTGGGACATATACCCCTGTGTAATGCTGTACAGTTTATAAAAGACTTAAATCCTGGtttaaaaactaataaaatagAGCTAAAATTCAAGGAGTTACATAGATCCAAGGAAAAAACTGGTACAGAAGTAACAAAAGAAGAGTTTATTGAAGTTTTTCATGAACTTTGTACCAGACCTGAAATCTATTTCCTGTTAGTTCAGTTTTCAAGCAATAAAGAATTCCTAGATACCAAGGACCTCATGATGTTTTTAGAAGCAGAGCAGGGTATGGCACACGTCACGGAAGAAATAAGCCttgaaattattcagaaatacGAGCCAGCCAAAGAGGGCCAGGAAAGGGGTTTTCTTTCTATAGATGGATTTACGAATTATCTtacttcaccagactgccacaTATTTGATCCAGAACATAAAAAAGTTTGTCAAGACATGAAACAACCCTTATCCCATTATTTTATAAACTCATCTCATAATACATACTTGATAGAGGATCAGTTTCGAGGGCCTTCTGACATCACAGGTTACATTCGCGCTCTTAAAATGGGTTGTCGAAGTGTTGAACTGGATGTATGGGATGGTCCAGATAATGAGCCTGTGATTTACACAGGGCATACAATGACATCACAGATTGTTTTCCGTAGTGTGATTGACATTATTAACAAGTATGCCTTTTTTGCTTCAGAATACCCTCTTATTTTGTGTTTAGAAAATCATTGTTCTATTAAGCAGCAGAAAGTGATGGTACaacacatgaagaaaattttGGGGGACAAACTCCATACACAGTCTCCAAACATCGAAGAGTCTTATCTCCCATCACCGGAATCACTTAAAGGGAAAATACTAGTTAAAGCAAAGAAGCTTTCCTCTAATTGTTCCGGGCTAGAGGGAGATGTTACAGATGAAGATGAAGGAGCAGAAATGTCACAGAGAGTGGGGAAGGAGGGTGTAGAACAGCAAAACTTGATGACAGGGAAAAGATTTCAGCTCTGCAAAGAACTCTCCGAGTTGGTAAGCATATGTAAATCGGTTCAGTTCAAAGAGTTTCAAGTTTCATTTCAGCTCCAGAAGTACTGGGAAGTGTGCTCGTTTAACGAAGTGCTTGCTAGCAAATATGCCAATGAGAACCCGGGAGACTTTGTAAATTATAACAAACGTTTTCTTGCAAGAGTATTCCCCAGTCCTATGAGGATTGACTCTAGTAATATGAATCCCCAGGACTTCTGGAAGTGTGGTTGTCAGATAGTAGCAATGAACTTTCAAACGCCTGGCTTAATGATGGATCTTAACATTGGCTGGTTTCGACAGAATGGAAACTGTGGCTATGTCCTTCGTCCTGCTATCATGAGAGAAGAAGTATCCTTCTTTAGTGCGAATACGAAAGACACCGTGCCTGGAGTTTCACCTCAGCTGCTTCATATTAAAATCATTAGCGGGCAAAACTTCCCTAAACCCAAAGGATCAGGTGCCAAAGGTGATGTTGTGGATCCTTACGTCTATGTTGAAATACATGGAATCCCTGCCGACTGTGCAGAGCAAAGGACGAAAACTATGCATCAGAATGGGGATAACCCAATTTTTGATGAAAGCtttgaatttcaaataaatttacCAGAACTAGCAATGGTGCGTTTCGTAGTTCTGGATGACGATTACATTGGGGATGAGTTTATCGGGCAGTACACTATTCCCTTTGAATGTCTACAGACTGGTTATCGGCACGTTCCTCTGCAGTCTTTAACTGGTGAAATTTTAGCACATGCTTCCTTGTTTGTGCATGTGGCGATTACTAATCGAAGGGGTGGTGGGAAACCTCATAAGCGTGGCCTCTCTGTGAGGAAGGGCAAGAAATCAAGGGAATATGCGTCTATGAGAACATTATGGATTAAAACAATAGATGAAGTGTTCAAGAACGCTCTCCAACCTATTCGGGATGCCACGGATTTGAGAGAAAACATGCAG aATGCAGTAGTTTCATTCAAAGAATTATGTGGCCTCTCTCCTGTAGCAAATCTTATGCAGTGCATTTTGGCAGTGTCGATGCGCTTGGTTGGACCTGATAATGCACCCTTGGTAGTGCTGAATCTCAATGATCAGTATCCAACTATGGAGCTCCAAGGGATTGTTCCAGAGGTCTTGAAAAAGATTGTAACGGCATATGACATG ATGATTCAGACCATCAGGACTGTAGTTGAAAATACAGATAGCTTATATGAGAAGATTGTACAGTGTCAGAAAGCAG